Genomic window (Leisingera methylohalidivorans DSM 14336):
AAAACCGTCGCGCAGCGCATGGCGCAAAAACAGCGACAGCACTCGGTCGGCCAGCACCCGGCGGTCGTGCCCGGCGGCATCCAGCGCGTCATTGTCGCCGAGCGCGACGCCGTCCGCCCAGCCCATCGTCATCACCCGGCGGGCGGAATAGCCCCAGCGGATTTCAGGCAGCTGAAAGCCCTCGTCATTCACCGTATTGGCGGCAAATTCCGACGCGGCGGCGCTCTCAAGCCGCAGGTCTAATTCCCCTTGCACCACGCCGTCGAAATGTTCGATCACGTCCATCGGTTTCAGGCGCCGGGCGCCGGGCGCAAACAAGTCCACGATGCGGGCGGCGAAATAGAAGGCGTCCACGTCCTTGTTGAAAGCGCGCTCGATACCCGGGCGCAGCACCTTTACGGCAACTTCCTCTCCGGTTTCGGCCAGCGTTGCGCGGTGCACCTGGGCGATGGAGGCGGCGGCAATCGGGTCACTGAAGTCCGAAAATATCTCGGAGACGGGGCGGCCCAATTCCTTTTCCACTTCGGCCAGGGCCTCAGCGCGGGAGAACGGCGGCAGTTTGTCCTGCAAAACGCGCAACTGGCGGGCTAGGTCCTTGCCCACCACATCCGGCCTGGTCGAGAGCACTTGCCCGAACTTGATGTAGGCTGGCCCCAGGGCGTTCAGCGCCCGGGTCTCGGGCGGCATTGATGGATCGCCCTTGTAGCCCAGCCATTTGAACGGCCAGCCCAGGGTCCGGGCGAGAATGCGCAGCGGCTTGGGCGCCTCGAACGCTTCCAGCACCGAATGCATGGCACCGGTGCGCTCGAAAGTGGCGCCTGTGCGGATCAGGCGCAAAATATTATGAGGGCCGCGCATGGGTCAGATTTTCCAGCCGGAATGCAAGCAGGCGATGCCCAGCGACAGGTTGCGGTACTTGGCGTTCTCAAAACCCGCCTGTTTGACCATGCCCAGGAAGGTCTCCTGATCCGGGAAGTTGCGGATCGATTCTACCAGATACTGGTAGCTGTCGTAATCGCCGGCAATCATTTGCCCCATCCGCGGGATCACGTTGAAGGAATAAAGATCATAAAGTTTCTGCAGCCCGTCGTTCGGCAGCTGTGAGAATTCCAGCACCATCAGCCGCCCGCCGGGGCGCAGTACCCGGTAGGCCTCGTTCAGCGCTTCCTGCGGCCGGGTCACGTTCCGGATGCCGAAGGAAATGGTGTAGACGTCGAAAGTGTTGTCCTTGAACGGCAGCTTCATAGCGTCGCCGGTGACCCAGTCGAGGCTGCCGGCCATCTGTTCGGCTTCGGCGCGCTTGCGGCCTTCCTCCAGCATCGGGCGGGTCAGATCCAGCACGGTGGAATGGCCGTGGCCTGCGCGTTTCAGGAAGCGGAATGAAATGTCGCCGGTGCCGCCCGCCACATCCAGCAGCCGTTGGCCGGGGCGCGGCGCCAGCCAATCCATCATCGCGTCTTTCCAGACCCGGTGGATGCCAACGCTCATCACATCGTTCATGATGTCGTATTTCGAAGCGACCGAGTTGAAGACCCCCTGCACGCGGCCCGCCTTCTCCGCCTCGCGGACGGTTTCGAACCCGAAATGGGTGGTATTGTCGCTGCTATCGCTCATGAGGCTTGCCGTTTGCTGATTTCCGCCCTTGTTATAAGGCGCTGTGGGGCAGGCACAATGCGGCCCGTTGGTTCAGGAGGGGTGTAATGCCAGAATTGCCCGAGGTCGAGACGGTGAAACGCGGATTGGCGCCGGCCATGGAGGGGGCGGTGATCATAAAAGCGTCTGTGAACCGGCCTGGTCTGCGCTGGCCGTTTCCAGAGCGGATGGCCGAGCGGCTTACCGGCGCGCGGGTGAATGGTTTACGGCGGCGGTCGAAATACA
Coding sequences:
- the ubiB gene encoding 2-polyprenylphenol 6-hydroxylase; this encodes MRGPHNILRLIRTGATFERTGAMHSVLEAFEAPKPLRILARTLGWPFKWLGYKGDPSMPPETRALNALGPAYIKFGQVLSTRPDVVGKDLARQLRVLQDKLPPFSRAEALAEVEKELGRPVSEIFSDFSDPIAAASIAQVHRATLAETGEEVAVKVLRPGIERAFNKDVDAFYFAARIVDLFAPGARRLKPMDVIEHFDGVVQGELDLRLESAAASEFAANTVNDEGFQLPEIRWGYSARRVMTMGWADGVALGDNDALDAAGHDRRVLADRVLSLFLRHALRDGFFHADMHQGNLKVAANGDIIAYDFGIMGHIDEYTRRVYAEILYGFIKRDYKRVAEVHFEAGYVSASHDVDEFARALRAVGEPIFGMDASQISMGRLLNYLFEVTERFGMETRTELILLQRTMVVVEGVARSLDPHINIWEAARPVVEGYIKKSIGPRAVVSDLLDTAKVMARFGPRLPALVEQALIAQAAQNGTQKRSVKSWVTPAVLGAAGGISLYAVIALLL
- the ubiE gene encoding bifunctional demethylmenaquinone methyltransferase/2-methoxy-6-polyprenyl-1,4-benzoquinol methylase UbiE, giving the protein MSDSSDNTTHFGFETVREAEKAGRVQGVFNSVASKYDIMNDVMSVGIHRVWKDAMMDWLAPRPGQRLLDVAGGTGDISFRFLKRAGHGHSTVLDLTRPMLEEGRKRAEAEQMAGSLDWVTGDAMKLPFKDNTFDVYTISFGIRNVTRPQEALNEAYRVLRPGGRLMVLEFSQLPNDGLQKLYDLYSFNVIPRMGQMIAGDYDSYQYLVESIRNFPDQETFLGMVKQAGFENAKYRNLSLGIACLHSGWKI